A single window of Jiangella alkaliphila DNA harbors:
- a CDS encoding ABC transporter ATP-binding protein — MSRAVPAAYSAGLDSVGRVPAWRVMLGYARRHWLALVCGGVLSLATAGTGLALPLVVRELIGELGADRTVAGLLGLMIVLVVANAAIGAVGSYVLERTGESVVLEARRGLVARLIRLRLSAVESAEPGDLMSRVTADTTLLRAVATQTVVSSITGTLTFVATIVLMFLMDPVLLGVTMAVLVVAGVVIGVVVPRINQASTRAQESVGVMGAALERMFGAFRTVKASGAEHRERQRVDDAAAEAWRAGVQAAAWNSVAGNTAGLAVQASFVAVLAAGGARAASGAIDVGTLVAFLLYVFYLMPPVQELVGAVTRYQVGAAAIARIHEAEMLPVEPHCEPVSLLGSGAQPAMVAFEQVRFRYRPELPLVHHGVTFTISPAGMTAFVGPSGAGKTTVFSLIERFYEPDSGAVLVDRTDVRDWPLADLRAAIGYVEQDAPVLSGTLRENLLFSAPQAGDDALTRVVATARLDAMVAALPDGLDTAVGHRGMKLSGGERQRVAIARALLRRPRLLLLDEATSQLDAVNEAALRDTIADAATTTTVLVVAHRLSTVTMADRIVVMDAGRVVAAGTHEELIAGNPLYAELAATQFLTTVS; from the coding sequence ATGAGCCGAGCGGTTCCGGCGGCGTACAGTGCCGGCTTGGACTCGGTGGGGCGTGTGCCGGCCTGGCGAGTGATGCTCGGATACGCGCGTCGTCACTGGCTCGCGTTGGTGTGCGGTGGCGTGTTGAGCTTGGCGACGGCGGGGACCGGATTGGCGTTGCCGCTGGTGGTGCGTGAGCTGATCGGCGAGCTGGGTGCGGACCGGACGGTGGCCGGCCTGCTGGGGCTGATGATCGTGCTCGTGGTGGCCAACGCCGCCATCGGCGCGGTGGGCAGCTACGTGCTGGAGCGCACCGGTGAGTCGGTGGTGCTGGAGGCTCGCCGCGGGCTGGTGGCTCGGCTGATCAGACTGCGCCTGTCCGCCGTTGAGAGCGCCGAGCCCGGTGACCTGATGTCGCGGGTGACTGCGGACACGACGTTGCTGCGTGCCGTCGCCACCCAGACAGTGGTGTCGTCGATCACCGGGACGCTGACCTTCGTCGCCACGATCGTGCTGATGTTCCTCATGGATCCGGTGCTGCTCGGTGTGACCATGGCCGTGCTGGTGGTAGCCGGTGTCGTGATCGGCGTGGTGGTGCCCCGGATCAACCAGGCGTCGACGCGGGCGCAGGAGTCGGTCGGGGTGATGGGCGCGGCGCTGGAGCGGATGTTCGGTGCCTTCCGTACCGTCAAGGCCTCGGGGGCGGAGCATCGGGAGCGGCAGCGCGTCGACGATGCGGCCGCCGAGGCATGGCGGGCCGGTGTTCAGGCGGCGGCGTGGAACTCCGTCGCCGGCAACACCGCCGGGCTAGCGGTCCAGGCCTCGTTCGTCGCTGTGCTCGCCGCCGGCGGCGCGCGCGCCGCGTCAGGCGCGATCGACGTCGGAACGCTGGTGGCGTTCCTGCTGTACGTGTTCTACCTGATGCCGCCGGTGCAGGAGCTGGTCGGCGCGGTGACGCGGTACCAGGTCGGCGCTGCCGCGATCGCCCGCATCCACGAAGCCGAGATGCTGCCGGTGGAGCCGCACTGTGAGCCGGTCAGCCTCCTCGGGTCTGGCGCGCAGCCGGCGATGGTGGCGTTCGAGCAGGTACGGTTCCGGTACCGGCCGGAGCTGCCGCTGGTGCACCACGGCGTCACGTTCACCATCTCACCCGCCGGCATGACGGCGTTCGTCGGTCCGTCCGGGGCCGGCAAGACCACGGTGTTCTCCCTGATCGAGCGGTTCTACGAACCCGACTCGGGTGCGGTCCTGGTCGATAGGACGGACGTGCGCGACTGGCCACTCGCCGACCTGCGGGCCGCCATCGGCTACGTGGAACAGGACGCGCCGGTGCTGTCCGGGACGCTGCGGGAGAACCTGCTCTTCAGCGCCCCGCAAGCCGGCGATGACGCGCTCACCCGCGTGGTCGCGACCGCCCGGCTCGACGCCATGGTCGCCGCCCTGCCCGACGGCCTGGACACCGCCGTCGGGCACCGCGGCATGAAGCTGTCCGGTGGCGAGCGCCAGCGGGTGGCGATCGCCCGGGCACTGCTACGCCGTCCCCGGCTGCTCCTGCTGGACGAGGCCACCTCACAGCTCGACGCGGTCAACGAAGCCGCGCTACGAGACACCATCGCCGACGCCGCGACGACCACCACCGTCCTGGTCGTCGCACATCGGCTGTCCACCGTGACGATGGCCGACCGGATCGTCGTTATGGACGCCGGACGCGTCGTCGCCGCCGGCACCCACGAGGAGCTCATCGCCGGCAACCCGCTGTACGCCGAGCTCGCCGCCACACAGTTCCTCACCACCGTCAGCTGA
- a CDS encoding response regulator transcription factor yields the protein MRVLIVEDEPYMAEAIRDGLRLEAIAADIAGDGDSALELLSVNGYDIAVLDRDIPGPSGDEIAKRIVASGTGMPILMLTAADRLDDKASGFELGADDYLTKPFALRELVLRLRALDRRRAHNRPPVREIAGLRLDPFRREVFRDGRYVALTRKQFAVLEVLVAAEGGVISAEELLERAWDENADPFTNAVRITVSALRKRLGEPWIIATVAGVGYRIDTERDDGPEGGDRG from the coding sequence GTGCGTGTGCTGATCGTCGAGGACGAGCCCTATATGGCCGAGGCCATCCGCGACGGACTGCGCCTGGAAGCGATCGCCGCCGACATCGCCGGCGACGGTGACAGCGCGCTGGAATTGTTGAGCGTCAACGGCTACGACATCGCCGTCCTCGACCGCGACATCCCCGGGCCCAGCGGTGACGAGATCGCCAAGCGCATCGTCGCCTCCGGCACCGGCATGCCGATCCTCATGCTCACCGCGGCCGACCGTCTCGACGACAAGGCCTCCGGGTTCGAGCTCGGCGCCGACGACTACCTCACCAAGCCGTTCGCGCTGCGAGAGCTCGTGCTCAGGCTCAGGGCACTGGACCGCAGGCGTGCGCACAACCGGCCGCCGGTGCGCGAGATCGCCGGCCTGCGGCTCGATCCGTTCCGTCGCGAGGTCTTCCGCGACGGCCGCTATGTCGCGCTGACCAGGAAGCAGTTCGCCGTGCTCGAAGTGCTCGTCGCCGCCGAGGGCGGTGTCATCAGCGCCGAGGAGCTGCTGGAGCGGGCGTGGGACGAGAACGCCGACCCGTTCACCAACGCCGTGCGCATCACCGTCTCGGCCCTGCGCAAACGCCTCGGCGAACCCTGGATCATCGCCACCGTGGCCGGTGTCGGCTACCGCATCGACACCGAACGAGACGACGGCCCCGAGGGAGGCGACCGTGGATAG
- a CDS encoding dihydrofolate reductase family protein, with protein sequence MRTLTFAMNVTLDGYIAAPGDDLGWSGGEGPDSSSSDELFQWWSDRVGATGLSLYGRKLWEAMSSHWPTADQQPGATPAEIEFAGRWRDMPKVVFSSTIDKVDWNTRLVTGDAVTEITRLKAEDGGPMDIVGATLAAAAMRAGLIDEYVLVTYPVLVGGGTPFFTALNSWVNLTLVETRTFPGGVVLTRYATRR encoded by the coding sequence ATGCGGACACTGACCTTTGCCATGAATGTGACCCTGGACGGCTACATCGCCGCGCCCGGCGACGACCTCGGCTGGAGTGGGGGTGAGGGACCGGACTCGTCGTCGAGCGATGAGCTGTTCCAGTGGTGGTCCGACCGGGTGGGTGCGACGGGCCTGTCGCTGTATGGGCGCAAGCTGTGGGAGGCGATGAGCTCCCACTGGCCGACCGCCGACCAGCAGCCCGGCGCCACACCGGCGGAGATCGAGTTCGCCGGCCGCTGGCGGGACATGCCGAAGGTGGTGTTCTCCTCGACGATCGACAAGGTCGACTGGAACACCCGCCTGGTCACCGGCGACGCGGTCACCGAGATCACCCGGCTCAAGGCCGAGGACGGCGGCCCGATGGACATCGTCGGCGCGACGCTCGCCGCGGCGGCCATGCGGGCCGGGCTGATCGACGAGTACGTGCTGGTCACCTATCCGGTGCTGGTGGGTGGCGGCACGCCGTTCTTCACCGCGCTGAACAGCTGGGTGAACCTGACCCTGGTGGAGACGCGGACGTTCCCCGGCGGCGTGGTGCTGACCCGATACGCGACGAGGCGATGA
- a CDS encoding ABC transporter ATP-binding protein produces the protein MIEVRGLSKRYGPTTAADSLTFTAKPGVITGFLGPNGAGKSTTMRLVLGLDRPDAGHALVGGRPYWSYRRPMRELGALLEAGSVHPGRTAFHHLLWLAHTHGIGPSRVLAVLDQVGLSDVARRRVGAYSLGMRQRLGVAAALLGDPGTVMLDEPMNGLDPEGMVWIRRLLRTLADDGRTVLVSSHLMSEMEKIADHLIVIGRGRLVADTTPAQLRAGHDSLEDAFLELTRATAEYHGRAR, from the coding sequence GTGATAGAAGTACGAGGACTGAGCAAGCGATACGGGCCGACCACGGCGGCCGACTCCCTGACGTTCACCGCGAAGCCTGGAGTCATCACCGGGTTCCTCGGACCCAACGGTGCCGGCAAGTCCACCACCATGCGGCTCGTCCTCGGCCTGGACCGGCCCGACGCCGGACACGCACTGGTCGGCGGACGGCCGTACTGGTCCTACCGTCGGCCCATGCGCGAGCTCGGTGCGCTGCTCGAGGCCGGCAGCGTGCATCCGGGACGCACCGCGTTCCACCACCTGCTCTGGCTGGCCCACACCCACGGCATCGGGCCAAGCCGGGTGCTCGCGGTCCTGGACCAGGTCGGCCTTTCCGACGTGGCCCGCCGGCGCGTCGGCGCCTACTCTCTTGGCATGCGCCAGCGCCTCGGTGTGGCTGCGGCGCTGCTGGGCGACCCGGGCACGGTCATGCTCGACGAGCCGATGAACGGCCTCGATCCCGAAGGCATGGTCTGGATCCGCCGGCTGCTGCGCACGCTCGCCGACGACGGCCGCACCGTCCTGGTCTCCAGCCACCTGATGAGCGAGATGGAGAAGATCGCTGACCACCTGATCGTCATCGGCCGCGGACGGCTGGTCGCTGACACGACGCCTGCCCAGCTGCGCGCCGGTCACGACTCGCTCGAGGATGCGTTCCTTGAGCTGACCCGAGCCACTGCCGAGTACCACGGGAGAGCCCGATGA
- a CDS encoding ABC transporter permease: MSALISTTGSAPARGDLGRPVHAEWTKFRTVRSSFWTLVISAALTVGIGAGFLPFVIDTYDGSVDEAAAWAVEEGWWFEGLHIGILAVMILGVLVASSEYGTGTIRATLAAVPSRTRVLAAKAVSFSLVTLVTGAIQAAAAFLMARPILADRSIDVPISDPGAWRGVAMATLAIVGAGLFGLAAGLLIRHTAGAIGAVVAVMFVVPILALLLPPSWDTVVKTLPSFAMNGMFTPSANTFSAGTATAVFAAYAAVLVAAAGILFAHRDV, from the coding sequence ATGAGCGCCCTCATCAGCACGACCGGCTCTGCGCCCGCCCGCGGTGACCTCGGCCGACCCGTGCACGCGGAGTGGACCAAGTTCCGCACGGTGAGATCCAGCTTCTGGACACTGGTGATTTCGGCAGCGCTGACTGTCGGGATCGGGGCCGGGTTCCTCCCGTTCGTCATCGACACCTACGACGGATCCGTCGACGAGGCCGCGGCCTGGGCCGTCGAGGAGGGGTGGTGGTTCGAGGGCCTGCACATCGGCATCCTCGCCGTGATGATCCTCGGCGTTCTGGTCGCCAGCTCCGAGTACGGCACCGGCACCATCCGCGCCACCCTCGCAGCGGTCCCCTCCCGAACGCGGGTCCTGGCGGCCAAAGCCGTCAGCTTCAGCCTCGTGACGCTGGTGACCGGTGCCATCCAAGCGGCGGCGGCCTTCCTCATGGCCCGGCCGATCCTGGCCGACCGGTCGATCGACGTCCCGATCAGCGACCCGGGCGCGTGGCGCGGCGTCGCGATGGCGACCCTGGCGATCGTGGGTGCCGGGTTGTTCGGCCTCGCCGCCGGGTTGCTGATCCGGCACACCGCCGGCGCCATCGGCGCCGTCGTCGCCGTCATGTTCGTCGTTCCGATCCTCGCCCTGCTGCTGCCGCCATCCTGGGACACCGTGGTCAAGACCCTCCCCTCGTTCGCCATGAACGGGATGTTCACCCCGAGCGCGAACACCTTCTCCGCCGGGACGGCTACCGCGGTCTTCGCCGCCTATGCGGCGGTCCTCGTTGCGGCAGCCGGCATCCTGTTCGCTCACCGGGACGTGTGA
- the lgt gene encoding prolipoprotein diacylglyceryl transferase, translating to MVPASIPSPSQGVWHLGPIPVRAYTLAILAGILIAIWVGNRRWIARGGRPGVVADVAVWAVPFGIVGARAYHVLTDWDRYFGQGRDPADALRIWEGGLSIWGAISAGVLGGYLAARRNGIPMPALADAVAPGIILAQAIGRWGNWFNQELFGRPTGVPWALEIDPDHRPAGYADIETFHPTFLYESLWAAAAFAILIWADRRFRMGHGRVFALYVVLYTSGRTWMETLRIDTGGSVDGPARELLGLRINGWVSLLLLLGALVYIAVSARRHPGREDPNEVAGRDSTHVHVGDQRSRDT from the coding sequence ATGGTGCCGGCGTCGATCCCGAGCCCGAGCCAGGGCGTGTGGCACCTCGGGCCGATCCCCGTCCGCGCCTACACGCTGGCCATCCTGGCCGGCATCTTGATCGCGATCTGGGTGGGAAACCGCCGCTGGATCGCCCGCGGCGGACGGCCCGGCGTCGTCGCCGACGTCGCGGTGTGGGCGGTGCCGTTCGGCATCGTCGGCGCCCGCGCCTATCACGTGCTCACCGACTGGGATCGGTACTTCGGCCAGGGACGCGACCCCGCCGACGCCCTGCGGATCTGGGAAGGCGGGCTCAGCATCTGGGGCGCGATCAGCGCCGGCGTGCTCGGCGGCTACCTCGCCGCTCGCCGCAACGGCATCCCGATGCCGGCGCTGGCCGACGCCGTCGCGCCCGGCATCATCCTCGCCCAGGCGATCGGACGGTGGGGCAACTGGTTCAACCAGGAGTTGTTCGGCCGCCCCACCGGCGTGCCGTGGGCGCTGGAGATCGACCCCGACCACCGGCCGGCAGGCTACGCAGACATCGAGACGTTCCACCCGACGTTCCTGTACGAGTCACTATGGGCCGCAGCCGCCTTCGCGATCTTGATCTGGGCGGATCGAAGGTTCCGCATGGGCCATGGCCGGGTGTTCGCCCTGTACGTCGTTCTCTACACCAGTGGGCGCACCTGGATGGAGACACTGCGGATCGACACCGGTGGAAGTGTCGACGGGCCGGCGCGTGAACTCCTGGGCCTGCGGATCAACGGGTGGGTCTCGCTGCTGCTCCTGCTGGGCGCGCTGGTCTACATCGCTGTGTCCGCACGTCGACACCCGGGCCGCGAGGACCCCAATGAGGTTGCCGGCCGAGACAGCACGCACGTTCACGTCGGCGACCAAAGGAGCAGGGACACGTGA
- a CDS encoding RNA polymerase subunit sigma-70, with the protein MTDARPLGADEATFIAAVRSGDAARFALITERHRRELQVHCYRMLANYEDAQDMTQETFLRAWNKRESFKGHAALRTWLYRIATNVCLDFLEKRNNRTPIPSELPDSASEVLYLQPYPDRMLPEDPQESVVARETIELAFIVAVQHLPPRQRAVLILRDVLGWPASKAADALELTVASVTSALQRARVTMRAQLPDRRLDWRSPATHELSDDERGVVKSYIDAHERNDLDGLMSLLRDDLRFAMLPEQGTMTMTAEDAVDGWVSGGLFQPGHDDWRGVATTVNHMPAAALYLRTPDDPEYRLFAVAVLHIVDGKIAELTGFDATDKPWLDLPPTL; encoded by the coding sequence ATGACCGACGCTAGACCGCTGGGCGCCGACGAGGCCACGTTCATCGCGGCGGTCCGCTCAGGCGATGCGGCACGGTTCGCGCTCATCACGGAGCGCCACCGGCGTGAGCTGCAGGTGCACTGCTACCGGATGCTCGCGAACTACGAGGACGCCCAGGACATGACGCAGGAGACGTTCCTGCGAGCGTGGAACAAGCGGGAGTCGTTCAAGGGCCACGCTGCGCTGCGGACCTGGCTCTACCGGATCGCGACGAACGTCTGCCTGGACTTCCTGGAGAAGCGCAACAACCGCACCCCCATACCGTCCGAGCTGCCGGACTCCGCCTCCGAGGTGCTGTACCTGCAGCCGTACCCCGACCGGATGCTTCCCGAGGACCCGCAGGAGTCGGTGGTGGCGCGGGAGACGATCGAGCTGGCGTTCATCGTCGCCGTCCAGCACCTGCCGCCGCGGCAGCGGGCGGTGTTGATCCTGCGCGACGTCCTCGGCTGGCCGGCGTCGAAGGCCGCCGACGCCCTCGAGCTGACCGTCGCATCGGTGACCAGCGCACTGCAGCGGGCGCGCGTGACGATGCGCGCGCAACTGCCCGACCGCCGCCTCGACTGGCGCAGCCCCGCCACGCACGAGCTGTCGGATGACGAGCGCGGCGTGGTGAAGTCGTACATCGACGCCCATGAGCGCAACGACCTCGACGGGCTGATGTCCCTGCTGCGCGACGATCTGCGCTTCGCGATGCTGCCCGAGCAGGGCACCATGACCATGACGGCCGAGGACGCGGTGGACGGCTGGGTCTCCGGTGGGCTCTTCCAGCCCGGCCACGACGACTGGCGCGGTGTCGCCACGACGGTCAACCACATGCCGGCCGCCGCGCTGTACCTGCGCACCCCCGACGACCCGGAGTACCGGCTGTTCGCCGTCGCGGTCCTGCACATCGTCGACGGGAAGATCGCCGAGCTCACCGGATTCGACGCCACCGACAAGCCATGGCTGGACCTGCCCCCGACACTGTGA
- a CDS encoding DUF1707 SHOCT-like domain-containing protein, whose protein sequence is MNRDDPGGLIMTDAAAQHRLRAADADRDATVDRLGAAMSEGRLRPDEYEERLERVFAAITYAELDRLVADLPGPPPTTPLTEPATVRRRRAAAGRSRQPGVKGRSV, encoded by the coding sequence GTGAATCGTGACGACCCGGGAGGCTTGATCATGACAGACGCAGCAGCGCAGCATCGGCTGCGCGCCGCCGATGCCGACCGCGACGCGACAGTGGATCGGCTCGGCGCGGCGATGAGCGAGGGTCGGCTCCGGCCGGACGAGTACGAGGAACGGCTGGAGCGGGTCTTTGCCGCGATCACCTATGCCGAGCTCGATCGACTCGTCGCGGACCTGCCCGGCCCGCCACCGACCACCCCTTTGACCGAGCCGGCGACGGTGCGGCGACGTCGTGCTGCTGCTGGTAGATCGCGACAGCCCGGCGTGAAGGGCAGGTCGGTGTGA
- a CDS encoding sensor histidine kinase — protein MDRPPGLSVRLKLTLSYAGFLVLAGSMLLALWLFLMWYFPNAAIINDTRSGIGGAFAPGRSGTQRSFTQVAIAALAFLLVFGLVGGWILAGRMLAPLTRITDATRMAAHGSLSHRIRLEGRNDEFRELADSFDKMLARLESHVAEQQRFAANASHELRTPLAVTQTLLDVARNDPHRDPGELVERLHAVNTRAIDLTEALLMLSRADQRSFSRELVDLSLIAEGATETLLPLAEKRGLTIETSGDPTPTVGSHALLLQLTTNLVHNAIVHNLPDQGSVTVTTGVRAKTVVLTVENTGKKLDPHSVSTLVEPFQRGSGRVRTDHVGAGLGLAIVKGITEAHDGTLTLTAVPAGGLRVTVELPAVK, from the coding sequence GTGGATAGGCCGCCCGGCTTGAGCGTTCGCCTCAAGCTCACCCTCAGCTACGCCGGGTTCCTCGTGCTCGCAGGTTCCATGCTGCTGGCCCTGTGGCTGTTCCTCATGTGGTACTTCCCCAACGCCGCGATCATCAACGACACGAGATCGGGCATCGGCGGGGCGTTCGCTCCGGGCCGCTCCGGCACCCAGCGATCCTTCACCCAAGTGGCGATCGCGGCGCTGGCGTTCCTGCTGGTGTTCGGCCTCGTGGGCGGCTGGATCCTCGCCGGCCGCATGCTCGCGCCCCTGACGCGCATCACCGACGCCACCCGCATGGCCGCGCACGGGTCGCTGTCGCACCGCATCCGGCTGGAGGGCCGCAACGACGAGTTCCGCGAGCTCGCCGACAGCTTCGACAAGATGCTGGCGCGGCTGGAGTCACATGTCGCCGAACAGCAGAGATTCGCCGCCAACGCCTCCCATGAACTGCGCACCCCACTGGCGGTCACGCAGACGCTGCTCGACGTCGCCCGCAACGATCCGCACCGCGACCCCGGCGAACTCGTCGAACGCCTCCACGCCGTCAACACCAGGGCGATCGACCTCACCGAGGCGTTGCTCATGCTCAGCCGTGCCGACCAGCGATCGTTCAGCCGCGAGCTCGTCGACCTGTCGCTCATCGCGGAGGGGGCCACCGAGACGCTGCTCCCGCTTGCGGAGAAACGCGGCCTCACCATCGAGACCTCTGGCGACCCGACGCCCACCGTCGGCTCGCACGCGCTGCTGTTGCAGCTGACGACGAACCTCGTGCACAACGCGATCGTCCACAACCTGCCCGATCAGGGCAGCGTGACGGTCACGACCGGCGTCCGCGCCAAGACCGTGGTGCTCACCGTCGAGAACACCGGCAAGAAGCTCGACCCGCACTCGGTCTCGACGCTGGTCGAGCCGTTCCAGCGCGGCAGCGGACGCGTCCGCACCGACCACGTCGGCGCCGGCCTCGGCCTGGCCATCGTCAAGGGCATCACCGAGGCCCACGACGGGACCCTCACCCTCACCGCCGTCCCGGCCGGCGGGCTCCGCGTGACGGTGGAACTGCCCGCCGTCAAGTGA
- a CDS encoding M15 family metallopeptidase, with translation MPLSRPARTVGRRPRSTGLAALVVLSAALTGVLAYQSWAAPSSSAVSPGDTRQRPRALGEADGAVPDGLTVFADLPAVANLDPELLAALRRAATDAAADGVEFYVNSGWRSPEYQEHLLREAVAKYGSAAEAARWVATPETSPHVQGNAIDIGHAAAKAWLSENGARYGLCQIYRNEPWHYELRPDAVDHGCPPMYADPTHDPRMQR, from the coding sequence ATGCCTCTCAGCCGACCAGCACGAACAGTCGGGCGCCGGCCCCGATCGACCGGCCTCGCCGCCCTCGTCGTCCTCAGCGCGGCGCTCACCGGGGTCCTCGCCTACCAGTCGTGGGCGGCCCCGTCCTCATCGGCCGTCTCGCCCGGCGACACCCGTCAGCGCCCGCGTGCTCTCGGCGAGGCCGACGGCGCCGTTCCGGACGGCCTGACGGTGTTCGCCGACCTCCCGGCGGTGGCCAACCTCGATCCCGAACTACTCGCCGCCCTGCGCCGAGCCGCCACCGACGCCGCGGCCGATGGCGTCGAGTTCTACGTCAACAGTGGCTGGCGGTCGCCGGAGTACCAGGAGCACCTGCTCCGGGAGGCGGTGGCGAAGTACGGTTCGGCCGCCGAGGCGGCCCGCTGGGTGGCCACCCCCGAGACGTCGCCGCACGTGCAGGGGAACGCGATCGACATCGGGCACGCCGCGGCCAAGGCGTGGCTGTCCGAGAACGGCGCGCGGTACGGGCTGTGCCAGATCTACCGCAACGAGCCCTGGCACTACGAGCTGCGCCCCGACGCCGTCGACCACGGCTGCCCGCCCATGTACGCCGACCCGACGCACGATCCGAGGATGCAGCGCTGA
- a CDS encoding IS481 family transposase produces MSKARLVITAVAIEGRPVAQVAAEYAVARSWVYELLARYRAEGEAAFTPRSRRPKTSPAATPAAVVEQILTLRKKLSDAGLDSGAETIAWHLEHHHDVRLSRATIHRVLSREGAVTPEPKKRPRSSYIRFAAEQPNETWQSDFTHYRLTKPDGRPGADTEIITWLDDHARFALHVSAHPTTTAPIVHKTFCQAAEKHGYPASTLTDNAMVYTVRLAGTGRQGGRTALEKELARRGITQKNGKPHRPTTQGKVERFQQTLKKWLTTQPTQPTNIADLQTLIDEFVDEYNHRRPHRSLPHRATPATAYAARPKATPGGASTTHERIRHDRVDKAGAVTLRNDGKLHHIGVGRTYAGTYVLLLVQDLEIRIIDATTGELLRDLTLDPDKDYQGTGRPPGPQPKKQKTGPTKS; encoded by the coding sequence ATGTCAAAGGCCCGCCTGGTCATCACCGCCGTCGCCATCGAAGGCCGTCCCGTCGCCCAAGTCGCTGCCGAGTACGCCGTGGCCCGCTCCTGGGTGTATGAACTGCTGGCCCGCTACCGAGCCGAGGGCGAGGCCGCGTTCACCCCGCGTTCGCGACGCCCCAAGACCTCACCTGCCGCCACCCCGGCCGCCGTCGTCGAGCAGATCCTGACCCTGCGCAAGAAGCTGTCCGACGCCGGCCTCGACTCGGGCGCTGAGACCATCGCCTGGCATCTGGAACACCACCACGACGTGCGCCTGTCGCGCGCCACGATCCACCGCGTCCTGTCCCGCGAGGGAGCCGTGACACCCGAGCCGAAGAAGCGGCCCCGCAGCTCCTACATCCGCTTCGCCGCCGAACAGCCCAACGAGACCTGGCAATCCGACTTCACCCACTACCGCCTCACCAAACCCGACGGACGCCCCGGCGCCGACACCGAGATCATCACCTGGCTCGATGACCACGCACGCTTCGCCCTGCACGTCAGTGCCCACCCGACAACCACCGCGCCGATCGTCCACAAGACCTTCTGTCAGGCCGCTGAAAAGCACGGATACCCTGCCAGCACACTCACCGACAACGCCATGGTCTACACCGTGCGCCTGGCCGGGACCGGCCGTCAGGGCGGACGCACCGCGCTGGAAAAGGAACTGGCCCGACGCGGCATCACCCAGAAGAACGGCAAACCGCACCGACCCACGACCCAGGGCAAGGTCGAACGCTTCCAGCAGACCCTCAAGAAGTGGCTCACCACCCAGCCGACCCAGCCCACCAACATCGCCGACCTGCAGACCCTGATCGACGAGTTCGTCGACGAGTACAACCACCGGCGCCCGCACCGGTCCCTGCCGCACCGCGCCACCCCGGCCACCGCCTACGCCGCACGCCCCAAAGCCACCCCTGGCGGCGCCAGCACGACCCACGAGCGAATCCGCCACGACCGCGTCGACAAAGCCGGCGCCGTCACCCTGCGCAACGACGGCAAACTCCACCACATCGGAGTCGGACGAACCTACGCCGGAACCTACGTCCTGCTCCTGGTCCAAGACCTCGAGATCCGCATCATCGACGCCACCACCGGCGAACTCCTACGCGACCTCACCCTCGACCCCGACAAGGACTACCAGGGCACCGGACGCCCGCCCGGCCCGCAACCCAAGAAGCAGAAAACCGGACCTACGAAATCGTAG